Proteins from a genomic interval of Chryseobacterium indologenes:
- a CDS encoding M36 family metallopeptidase produces the protein MNKKLSLLPMSVAVFFCFTQLNAQNSTKLIQDYYQNKGQLIQKNNANNKSGFIILNEDPSESLGANVVNVQQTYDGLRVYNALGKVIIKGDKIISENNDFSKNITVALQKKVQERFSEDALKQRLGLENIANIDYLPNVYFEKNGVHVLSKELFVSDKSSSDIWHVVADAETGEVLSKSNMTISCKFEGNTDSHLQNVELVKRDSNADQNTFMNWLAPTNASYNVFALPVEAPTFGARSIVNNPWDIAASPEGWHSDGTNNYTNTRGNNVYAYSDQNNTNTAGYSPDGGSGLSFNFPFADGRYENPLTYRDAAVTQLFYMNNKMHDIFYKFGFNEPARNYQTNNFGKGGMQGDAVRAEAFDGSGLNNANFSSGYEVVISGQTYLAAPRMQMYLWDRAQSAADPISRYQYNSPSSMVGRPKVVTGGAAFGSLLLGGPPVTGNIMVAIPDDACTAIAAGSMAGKIGLAKRGTCSFASKVKKCRKQEQSELFSMILLMPILFLWEGTMRLQESRSLLL, from the coding sequence ATGAATAAAAAACTATCTTTATTGCCAATGTCTGTGGCGGTGTTCTTTTGCTTTACACAACTTAATGCTCAGAATTCAACAAAATTAATTCAGGACTATTATCAAAACAAGGGACAATTAATCCAAAAAAATAATGCTAATAATAAAAGTGGATTTATCATTTTGAATGAAGATCCATCCGAAAGTTTAGGAGCCAATGTTGTTAATGTGCAACAAACGTATGATGGCTTGAGAGTTTATAATGCACTGGGAAAAGTAATCATTAAGGGAGATAAGATCATCTCTGAAAATAATGATTTTAGCAAAAATATAACAGTCGCTCTACAAAAAAAGGTACAGGAGAGATTTTCCGAAGATGCATTGAAACAAAGACTTGGATTAGAGAATATTGCAAATATAGACTATCTTCCTAATGTCTATTTTGAAAAGAATGGAGTACATGTTTTATCAAAAGAATTGTTTGTATCAGATAAAAGCTCGTCAGATATCTGGCATGTTGTTGCTGATGCAGAGACTGGTGAAGTATTGAGCAAAAGCAATATGACAATCAGCTGTAAATTTGAAGGTAACACAGACTCACATCTGCAAAACGTTGAATTGGTAAAAAGAGATTCAAATGCTGATCAGAATACATTCATGAATTGGCTTGCACCTACTAATGCATCCTACAATGTTTTTGCGTTGCCTGTAGAAGCACCTACATTCGGAGCTCGTTCGATAGTAAATAACCCATGGGATATAGCAGCATCTCCGGAAGGATGGCATTCGGATGGTACCAATAACTATACGAATACAAGAGGGAATAATGTTTATGCCTATTCAGACCAGAATAATACCAATACTGCAGGATATTCGCCAGATGGAGGAAGTGGTCTTAGCTTTAATTTTCCTTTTGCAGACGGAAGATATGAAAACCCACTAACCTACAGAGATGCGGCAGTAACCCAATTATTTTATATGAATAATAAAATGCATGATATATTCTATAAATTCGGGTTTAACGAACCAGCAAGGAATTATCAGACCAACAATTTCGGAAAAGGAGGAATGCAGGGTGATGCCGTAAGAGCGGAAGCATTTGACGGAAGTGGTTTAAATAATGCCAATTTCAGTTCAGGATATGAAGTCGTTATTTCCGGTCAGACCTATCTTGCAGCACCGAGAATGCAAATGTATCTCTGGGATAGAGCTCAAAGTGCAGCAGATCCTATTTCCAGATATCAATACAATTCCCCCTCATCTATGGTAGGCAGGCCTAAAGTAGTTACCGGCGGAGCGGCATTCGGTTCTCTCTTATTGGGAGGTCCTCCCGTAACAGGAAATATCATGGTGGCAATACCTGACGATGCCTGTACTGCAATTGCTGCAGGAAGTATGGCTGGGAAGATAGGTCTTGCTAAAAGAGGAACTTGCAGCTTTGCTAGTAAAGTAAAAAAATGCAGGAAGCAGGAGCAATCGGAGCTATTCTCTATGATCCTGTTAATGCCGATCCTATTTCTATGGGAAGGGACAATGCGGTTACAGGAATCACGATCCCTTCTCTTATGA
- a CDS encoding T9SS-dependent M36 family metallopeptidase, which produces MNKKLFLLPISVAAFFAFGQVNAQNSTKLIQDYYQKSGKLTQKNGSNDKVGVVILNEDPSKSLGANIVNVQQTYNGLKLYNALGKVIIKGDKIISEKNDFSRDVVIANALQKEQKFSESFLKQQLGLTKIASADYASDVYFEKNGVYVLSKEIFVSDGNSSDVWHIILDAGSGEILNKDNMTLSCHFDHTSDSVEKSGEIQESQNMVDQPINFKETINSTAGNLLVPSNASYNIFPLPIEAPTFGNRSIVNNPWDLVASPEGWHSDGTNSYTNTRGNNVYAYSDQDNANTPGYSPDGGSVLNFNFPFADDRYANPFTYRDAAVTNLFYMNNKMHDIFYKFGFTEAARNFQTNNFANGGIGGDAVRAEAFDGSGLNNANFSSGYERVTTSGQIQVSAPRMQMYLYDRTQTADDPIVRYQYNAPATIVNRPKALTAGASFGPIFGPAVTGDLVVSVPADACTAPAAGSLTNKIALITSTSCEYGLKVLNAQNAGAIGVIVYRPAVDAPVGMGAGNSGSQVTIPSINIGKTEGEFMVAELNNGPVNVTLNFDYSGFKHSSFDNGIIAHEYGHGISNRLTGQGYSCLSATNTTEQMGEGWSDYFALMITTRPGDTSALARGVGTYPKGQPVTGVGIRPAKYSPDFGVNDYTYAKTNTAVIPHGVGFIWATMLWDLTWKYIEKYGYNSDVLASPASGNAKALQIVMDGLKLQACSPTFIDGRDAILQADAVGNGGADKCMIWNAFAKRGLGVGASAGVKTVANDQVEDFTVPQECNTTLAVQDSKMAETKFIIFPIPTYDEFFVGNIDKSSKEVKIRMFDMSGKLVLTDSREADSKKAISTNGFQKGVYMVHIQQGDKTQVEKLIVR; this is translated from the coding sequence ATGAATAAAAAATTATTTTTACTGCCAATTTCTGTAGCGGCGTTTTTTGCCTTTGGTCAGGTAAATGCACAGAATTCTACAAAATTGATTCAGGATTATTACCAAAAAAGTGGGAAACTAACGCAAAAAAATGGCAGCAATGACAAAGTGGGCGTGGTCATTTTAAACGAGGATCCTTCCAAAAGCCTGGGCGCCAATATTGTTAATGTACAACAAACCTACAACGGACTGAAGCTTTATAATGCTTTAGGAAAAGTAATCATTAAAGGAGATAAGATTATTTCTGAAAAAAATGATTTCAGCAGAGATGTAGTGATTGCTAATGCTCTTCAAAAAGAACAAAAATTTTCGGAAAGTTTTCTGAAGCAACAACTGGGATTAACAAAAATTGCAAGTGCCGATTACGCTTCTGATGTCTATTTTGAAAAAAATGGAGTATATGTTCTTTCCAAAGAAATTTTTGTATCAGACGGAAACTCTTCAGATGTATGGCATATTATATTGGATGCCGGTTCGGGAGAAATTCTCAATAAAGATAATATGACATTGAGCTGCCATTTTGATCATACCTCAGATTCAGTCGAAAAATCTGGGGAGATTCAGGAATCTCAAAATATGGTAGATCAACCAATCAATTTTAAGGAGACGATTAATAGTACAGCAGGTAATCTGCTCGTACCTTCCAATGCTTCCTATAATATTTTTCCACTTCCTATAGAGGCACCAACATTTGGAAATCGTAGCATTGTCAATAATCCTTGGGACCTGGTAGCTTCCCCCGAAGGATGGCATTCGGATGGCACCAATAGCTATACCAATACAAGAGGAAATAATGTATATGCCTATTCTGATCAGGATAATGCCAATACTCCCGGATATTCACCGGACGGAGGAAGTGTTCTGAACTTTAATTTTCCTTTCGCGGATGACAGATATGCCAATCCGTTTACCTATAGAGATGCCGCCGTTACCAATTTGTTTTATATGAACAATAAAATGCATGACATATTCTATAAGTTTGGATTCACTGAGGCGGCAAGGAATTTTCAGACCAATAACTTTGCCAATGGAGGAATTGGAGGTGATGCAGTAAGAGCTGAAGCGTTTGACGGAAGTGGTCTGAATAATGCCAATTTTAGCTCCGGATATGAAAGAGTAACTACTTCGGGGCAAATTCAGGTCTCAGCACCAAGAATGCAAATGTATCTGTATGACAGAACACAAACAGCAGATGATCCAATTGTAAGATACCAATATAACGCTCCCGCAACCATTGTAAACAGACCTAAGGCCTTAACCGCCGGTGCTTCATTCGGTCCTATTTTTGGCCCTGCCGTTACGGGTGATCTTGTCGTTTCTGTGCCTGCTGATGCTTGTACTGCGCCGGCAGCAGGAAGTCTTACCAATAAAATAGCTCTGATAACAAGCACGAGCTGTGAATATGGACTTAAAGTACTCAATGCGCAAAATGCCGGTGCTATAGGAGTAATTGTTTACAGGCCTGCTGTTGATGCCCCTGTAGGTATGGGTGCAGGAAATTCCGGAAGCCAGGTAACCATTCCATCCATCAATATTGGTAAAACAGAAGGCGAATTTATGGTCGCAGAGTTGAACAACGGTCCCGTGAATGTCACATTGAATTTTGATTACAGTGGCTTCAAACATTCAAGTTTTGATAATGGAATTATCGCTCATGAATATGGGCACGGAATTTCAAACAGACTTACGGGACAAGGATATAGCTGTCTTTCTGCAACCAATACAACAGAACAAATGGGTGAAGGCTGGTCCGACTATTTTGCTCTGATGATTACCACAAGACCTGGTGATACCTCTGCTCTTGCAAGAGGAGTAGGTACCTATCCAAAAGGACAACCTGTGACCGGAGTAGGGATCAGACCGGCTAAATATTCTCCTGATTTTGGAGTAAATGATTATACGTATGCCAAAACGAATACTGCAGTGATCCCGCACGGAGTCGGATTTATCTGGGCTACGATGCTTTGGGACCTTACCTGGAAGTATATTGAAAAGTACGGGTATAATAGTGATGTTTTGGCAAGCCCTGCATCAGGAAATGCCAAAGCACTTCAGATTGTGATGGATGGTCTTAAATTACAGGCTTGCAGCCCGACATTTATTGACGGAAGAGATGCTATTCTTCAGGCAGATGCCGTTGGAAACGGAGGCGCAGATAAATGTATGATTTGGAACGCATTTGCAAAAAGAGGATTGGGAGTAGGCGCTTCAGCAGGTGTTAAAACAGTGGCAAATGACCAGGTTGAAGACTTTACAGTTCCTCAAGAATGTAATACAACTTTAGCAGTTCAGGACAGCAAAATGGCAGAGACTAAATTTATCATATTTCCAATTCCTACTTATGACGAATTTTTCGTAGGAAATATCGATAAATCCTCAAAAGAAGTTAAAATAAGAATGTTTGATATGTCAGGGAAATTAGTACTTACCGATTCAAGGGAAGCCGATTCTAAGAAAGCAATTTCTACCAACGGATTCCAGAAAGGAGTATATATGGTTCATATCCAACAGGGAGATAAAACTCAGGTTGAGAAATTGATCGTACGATAA
- a CDS encoding peptide chain release factor H, translating into MEKLIQITSGRGPLECQWVVAKVLKTFLEEAIQNKIDYEIIHRENGDENLTLKSVTLLLKGEELSLFLKNWVGSICWVGKSTFRKLHKRSNWFIGVFELENPEKIDFRERDIKFQTARSQGSGGQNVNKVNTAVRATHIPSRQSVFVQDSRSQLENKKLSVVRLKEKVMAMHVQQLEKKMRETWTLQIQVQRGSPVRTFSGTDFKKNYEDKSFKKKRCTLRNELKKYSRDPN; encoded by the coding sequence ATGGAAAAATTAATACAGATAACTTCCGGAAGAGGACCTTTAGAATGTCAGTGGGTTGTTGCCAAAGTGCTGAAAACTTTTCTTGAAGAAGCAATACAAAATAAGATAGACTACGAAATCATCCATCGTGAAAACGGCGATGAAAACCTGACGTTGAAATCCGTAACTCTTCTCTTAAAAGGAGAAGAACTATCCCTTTTTTTAAAAAACTGGGTGGGAAGCATTTGTTGGGTAGGGAAGAGTACCTTCAGAAAACTGCACAAAAGAAGCAACTGGTTTATTGGGGTCTTTGAATTGGAAAATCCTGAAAAGATAGATTTCAGGGAAAGAGATATTAAGTTCCAGACGGCAAGAAGCCAGGGTAGTGGAGGGCAGAATGTAAACAAAGTCAATACCGCAGTGAGGGCTACCCATATTCCAAGCAGACAATCTGTATTTGTACAGGATTCACGATCACAGTTGGAGAATAAAAAACTTTCTGTGGTCCGGCTGAAAGAAAAAGTGATGGCAATGCACGTTCAGCAATTGGAAAAGAAAATGAGAGAAACCTGGACACTTCAGATACAGGTGCAGCGTGGAAGCCCTGTACGGACATTTTCCGGAACAGATTTTAAAAAAAATTATGAAGACAAATCCTTTAAAAAAAAGAGATGTACCCTAAGAAATGAATTAAAAAAATATAGCCGTGACCCTAATTAA